One Nitrospirota bacterium genomic window, AGGTCCAGCTCCGGTGATAACTGACTATTTTCTCTCCCCGGTAAGGGGCCATCATTTCATCCCATTCTTTAATCTTTTGAGTCAGTTTATCCGAAAATGTCTTCAAATTTGCCTGGTAAAAAGGCGCATTCCCGGGATCGGACTCTTCCAGAGCCTGTTCAATATTCTTTGCCATAATCAAATTGTTGGAAGGTTCCATCCAGTAATGATGATTCCCGATTTTCCCGGCGCTTAACAAGACCAGGAGACGGGCAAAAGGGGAATCCTTTAAGTCGTCCGCGTCATATTCGAGGAGAGGGACCTCTTTCGAGACGTCGACATAACCATGCTCGCCTTTCTGAATTCTTTGATTCCGGCAGAGGATCAGTGCCTGGGGAAGCCAGTTCAATTCCAGTTCCTGGCCATTGACCAGCAAAAGATCGGCTTTGTTTAGCAGGGGAACAAAGGCCGGGGTCGATGGAATTTCATGCGGATTCTGATAACCCTTTCCCAGAAAACGAGACTCGATCTTGTCGCCGCCAATCTGATGAGCCAGGTCTGCCCAATGCTCAAAGGTCGCCAGAACAAGCATTTTGGCCTGAACTTCCCGGGCAAGACTCGTCAGTAAAATAATGAATAAAAATAGGTTTAAACTGCGTTTTTTCATCATTTTAGGTTAAATTTAATCATGCCCGATTAGTGAACAAAGGTCAACTCTAATAGTAGGGGCTTGCGTCGGACATTATTTAAGCGCAGAAGCCAATTCGTCATATATCCGGTCAAAAAAGGCGACGATATCGGTTTGCTTTCCGGACTCACTCAAACTGTCCGGGAGCACTACAATTTTAGAATGGATTTTTAATGCCAGATTTTTCACCGCCTCGATATCGACATAGGGAGGTTTCTGATTCTCGGACATCAAGATTGCCGAAACCCCTTTATTTTGACTCCGGTTAGCCAGATTGTTCAAATCCCCCTCGGCCGGCCGGGTCATCTCTCTCGGTTCCACGTATCCGACAATGGACAGACCATGGCGATGGGCGAGATAAGTCCAGTCCCGATGGTAGGAGATGATTTTTTTCCCTTTAAAAGGAACCATTTTGGCATCCCATTCCTTGATTTTTTCTTCCAAGCGGTTAATCAATCCCTGGGCGTTGGACTCATAGGTCTTTGAATTGGAGGGATCCACGCTGATCAGACCTTTCTTAATATTGTTGATCATCGGAATCTCATTGGCCGGATCAAGCCAGTAATGGTGGTTACCCACCGTCTTCCCCAGCCCCATGCCGAGGATGACGGTATAGAATTTAGTCTGTCTCAACTCTTCCGCAGCATAAGGGAGTATCGTTGCCTCTTCCGAGAGATTGATATAGTTGTCCTGATCCCTCATAATTTTCCCATTCCGGGTATCGACCAAAAGAAATCCCAGCCAGCCGACCTCAATGTCCTGCCCGTTCACCAACAGAAGATCCGCCTTGTTTAAGATCGGAACCATTGTTTTGTTCGGCTCCACAAAATGTGGATCTTCTTCTGCGCTAACCAGTGACCGTACGTCGATCAGGCCGCCACCGATTTCTTTCGCCAGGAGAGCTTCGTGTTCCGTCGTTCCGACCACAAACGGTTTAGCTTCTGAAGAAATATTCATTCCCGCTATTGAAATGGCGATGACACCGAGTGTCAGCCCTTTTTTGATTAAACCAGTGATATTAAACATGGATATCTCCTTAAATAAAATTCTTGATGATATTCAATTTAGAATAAGGTCAGAAACTTACCGACTCCGGGGGTTACCGTACCCAATCCCATATTTAACTGAACGATCAAAATATCGCTATCCTGTTGTAAACCGCTCGCATTCAAATGGTCATACTCAAAGGTCCATCGGGCTACGGGACTGACATAATACCGATACGCCGCAGCATATCGAACACGGGAATCTTCCTGCTTTCCAATGATCTGGGAAGAAGCGGGATCCACATAATCCTGACTGGACGGGGCGACATAATCTAACCGAGCCGCCAATTCATGTCGGTAAGCATAACGATAACTTGCTTCAGTATACGCACCCCATAGGGTATCGCTTTTGCCAGGAAGTGCGGTCGAAGTGAGCATCCCATAATTGTTGAGATCCTTTTGATTGATGATCGGGTGATCCCGCTTGGCGAGGATACCTTCAATTGTCCATCGGACATTCGGGAATATCGGCGAAGTAGGCGGTTTCCAAAAGAGCGTCGATTCCAGGTCGATTAACGTGGTCTTATCGTCCGGATTGCATTCCGTACAGCCTGATGCTGCAATCATGTCTGCATTCTTATTATTTCCAAATGCCCCGGAAATTCCAGGTTCCCAGGTCATCGCATCGTTAATCCCGATCACCGATGAGATCTTCGGAATTATGACAAATTGATTGGTATCCGTACCCGCGTCATCCGCTGCATTATTTCTTGTGTCGATCGGTCTCACAAAGGTGGAAAAACGATTCACATTTCCAAAATCACCCTGCAATTGAGCATTCTGAACGTCCAATGAAAATTCTACGAAAGTCTCGATGGGCGGCTGCCAGGTTAATTCCATTCCCAGCTTGTGAATTCCGTCTTCCCCCAGCATGATATTGGTAATGATCGGAGGGGTGGCAAAATTCCATTCATGGTCGTGAACCGGATTGATCTTTCCAATATTCGATCTGAAAATACCCGCTTTTAACGCCAGATTAAAAGGCATTTTATGGAAATAAACAAAGGACTCTTCAATGGAGGAACCGGATTCCGCTCCGGTGATAAAGAGAGCGAATTTCGCGGGAAATTGGAATAGTTCCGCGGAAAAAGAAAGATCCGCGCTCTTTAACGTAAATCCGCGCGGAATGGAGCCGCCCACCACATCCTGGTTATATCCTTCCGCATAGTGAGTCATATTGGCATACATCAAATTGATGTTGAGAGACATATCAATCAGGCCATACTGGCTCAAAGTCACCCCTTTGACATGGGCTTCTGCCGGAGGGGCCCAAGCAAGAACCGGCATGAGGGAAATAGTCCCTAACCCCACATAAAGAAAAAATTTTCTAATTGAAAACATCATGCATTCCTCCCTGACTAATAAAACTTAATAATCCCGTCTCTCGCAAAAAAGGCCATGATGCGGAGTTGGGATTGATCCCATCTCGACCTTCATGGCCTTACCATTCAATCTATTTTTTGCAAAAAAAAACCACGAATACCGCGGATCTCCTCTTAGTCGATGAGAATCCTCTTAACCTTCGTGGTCTGCTGTTTTGAAACTGACTCTGGTCTGACAGATGAACTTTGTGACTTCAATCACAATTTAATGTTGAGTTCAGTTAATCATTTCTTGTTTTAAAAGTCAACGATAATATCACCGAATCATTTATCTCAAAAGTTATCGCGTCAGAGAAGAGTCTTTTTTAATCACCTTAAAATCGATTTCACTGTGACAGATTTCACATCGCTGGCCCAATTCTCCGTCATGAATATCATCTCTCCGATGACAGCTGACACACATTCTGGAGGTTTTTGCCACAAACATGGTCTGGGTATGGCATTCGGGGCATTTCACATTTCTATGTTTATCAAGAAGCGGATACCCGGTCTCTTTGAAATGATTAAAATCTTCTCTTTCCCAGGTCTTTGCCGTATGGCAGGCTTCGCATTTCTTCCCGAATAACCCTTTGTGCTCGTCATCTTTCTTGTGACAATCGATACAGAGCCTGGGCGCATCTTTAAAGAGCTGGGTTTTGTGGCAAAGCGCGCATTTGGTCTCGATATGTTTCCCTTCGAGAGGGAAATTGGTCTTTTTGTGATTGAATTTGTCGATCTCTTTCCAGGAATTTTCCGTATGGCATCGCGCACAGGATTCACCCAGCTTTCCCCGATGCTTATCATCTTTTTGGTGGCAAGAAATACAATCGATGGAAATCTTATATTTCTCATTCGCATGGCATTTACTGCAGAGTACCGGAATATGCTTCCCAACCAAGGGATATTTTGTCGTGGAATGGTCAAATCTAATCTCCTTCCACTTGGGCACAATCTGATGACAGCGATCGCATTTCGGCCCCAATTTTTCTTTATGGTAATCATCTTTCTTATGGCAGTCGTAACAGAGTTTCGGTGTCTGTTTAAGCTGGGGAGTCTGGTGGCATTTGATACATTCGACCTTTTGATGGGTTCCGACTAATTTGTACTCAAATTTATTGTGGTCAAAGTTTTGTTCCTTCCACGTTTTTGCGGTATGGCAGGTCTCACAATCCTTGCCGAGGTTTCCTTTATGTTTATCCTCTTTTAAATGGCAACCGATACAGGTCTTGGGCGCTTCCTTGACTTTTTTAAGAGGAAGATGGCATTTTTCGCATTTCGTATCGATATGTTTGCCTTCAAGCTTAAAGTCTGTCTTGTTATGGTCGAATTTAATTTCTTTCCATTCCCGGGCGGTATGGCAGGTTTCACAATTCTTGCCCAATGATCCTTTGTGCTTGTCCTCTTTCTGATGACAGCTGAAACAGGCCTTGGGGGTCTCTTTAAATTTCTTCTGGGGTTGATGGCATTTTTCGCATTTGGCTTCTTCGTGCTTACCCACGAGCGGAAAATCGGTTTTGGAATGGTCGAATTTGATCTCTTTCCATTCCCGAGCTGTATGGCAACTTTCACATACTTTTCCCAATGACCCTTTATGTTTGTCTTCTTTTTCATGACATGAAAAACACTCTTTGGGCGTTTTGGTAAAATTTTGAGCGGTATGGCATTTTTCACAGACGACAGGACCCTGTTTTCCGGTGACATGTCGCCCGATCAGGGGAAAATGGGTCGTTGCGTGATCAAATTTCGCCTCTTTCCAGCTTTTCGCGTTGTGGCACTCCTTGCAGTTCTTTCCGAGCGCCTCTTTATGGTAGTCATCCTTAATATGACAGGGAGAGCACTCTTTCTGTGTTTCACGGTATTTCGGCTTTTTGTGGCATTTATCGCAGTCTGCCTTTTGATGTTTCCCTTCGAGATCAAATTCCGTTTTACGATGATCAAACTCATCTTTTTTCAGATCGACCAGTTCAAAGACTCTCCCTTTGTGGTCGCTGTGGCAGATTTCGCATTTGGTGGCATCGATTTTTCCATGAAATCCTCTCTTCTGGTCGACATCTCGTTTTGCCTCTTTGTGGCAGACGAGGCATTTGTCAAAAAAGAATTTCTGGCCGATGGTGTGGCATTCCAGACAGTTTCCTTCAATCTTCTGATGGAGAGAGGCAACTTCGCCCGGCATGACCCCTTTGAGGAGGTCAAATGAGTGGACTTTGGACGGAGTCAATAAGAAAAGAACGAGAATGGATAGAAATAGAAGCTGTTTCTTCAAATGTTTCTTAAATGGGCCTTTAGTTTTTATGGGGTAGGGCAGGACCTAGAATATCATAACTGCAGCAATATGGATAATAAAAGTGACAATCAGAATCCATATAAAAGGAACATGGAGTTTGTGCCAGATCGAGAAGAGCTTCGCCGCCGACTCGAGAACGGTCACATGTTTTTCCAGAGAGATGAGTTTAATGACCATCTCTTCAAGCGATCCTTCCAAAACATGGTACTTTCTCTCCTTTAAATATTTAATCACCTCTTTTTTGACCTTTTTTTCCAGTAAATCGATCTTGATCATCAGGTAAAGAGATTTTAAAAGTCCTGCAGAAGACTTGCTCTCTCTTAAACCAAAGAACCGGTTGATACTGTCCAAAGTTTTCTGGGAATCGGAGAACTGGGTTTTTATCTTTTCACTGAGCTGGCTGATCTCTTCGTTCATTTCCCTTAACGTCGCTCTTTCTCCAGAAAGGGAGAATTGGAAATGTCGGTAAATATAACGCCCCACAATGCCGCTCCCCACCACGATCATCATCGAATAGTAGGCAATGGCCGAATTGGTCGCGGTGACCGTAAAACCGCTGTGGTATACGATCAACATCGGACCAAAAAGACAGAATAAGATATGAATGTCGAGCCAATCCTTGATTTTTCCAAAATGACTTAATCTTCTGACCTTTTTCCGGATCACATAAAAAGAGGCCCCGACAAACATCATGGCTGAACCAATAATTCCGATCAGCCGGGAAAAGTCATCGCCGACTTTGTAGGGAAATATCGCCATATAAATGGGAACCCCGACGGCCGCAGAGAGTCCCAGTATTAACATGATCCATTTGGCCCATTTCATCGGATTGAACTCTTTGGAAACAGCATCCGCTCTATTTTTTGGAGGAGCCGAGTTTTCCTTGGCTGGCATATTCTGATACGCTTTCGGCTGGGCGATATTAATCTGCATTAATAAATCCTTTCTGTTCTGACTTGTCAAGATCCGGGCAGTTCTTAAAATGAATTAAAACGGAATTGAGACGCTGGTGCGGGTCTGGATGGTATTGTTCCAACCCGAGGAGAAGCTATTGTCTTCCATCAAATAATCCCCTTCCAGACTCGCTTCCACACCATTCTTTAACGAATATCTCATCACAAACCCCGGAACATACCGGGTTAAGGAGCTCCCCGCTGACAGATTGAAAACGGTGTTTTCATATCGAAATCTAAGCCCCCCCTGGAAACCACTGGGCCAAATTCGAAGCATATTGGCGACGATGGAAGTATTCGTGGAGTCCGTCCCGGGAGAATAGAGAAAAAGGGTAGAAATAATCTCGTTCTGATTGAAATAATTCCTCTCCAAAATAAACGCCGAATAGCGGTCTGCAATCTTCTCCGAATCGACCATGGGAAAAGTGATCATATGGCTTGCGAGATCGGTTGGATTATAAAATGTCTTCCCATACCTGAAATCGACTCGCCAGATAAGGGAGAGGTCGATCGAAAGTCCAAGACTGTAATCGAGCGTCGTTTGCGTCGCAGCCAGGGCGCTGGCCATAATTTCCTCCCGCGACTTGGTTGCGATCAGATCATCCATCGTCGTAATAGGAGGAGTCGCGAGGAAATTTGCCGGGTCTGCAAGCGCCGTGTTGAAATCCAGAAAAGGATTTCTCCGGTACTCCACCAGACCGGAATAGTGAAAGATGGACCGGGTATAGTCGAAATTAACCATGGCATCATTTATTTTATTGAAATCGATATCCCGATCGAGGAGCGTCGTCAAATTAAAGTTTTCATACATCCAGAATGCATTGAGACCAACGGCTCTTCGGGTTGAAAATTCTTGAAAATACTCCTGAGTAAAGTAGATCTTACCCGTGATATGATAATAGTCGACCACCGATAAATAGCTTTCATAGAATTTTCGCTCGGATTCAATCGCGAGCGTATCGGTCGCAAAAATATCGACTGGAGCTCCGACGCTGTTCGTCCAGGTCACGGAAGAAACCGGAAGACCAAAAGACAATCCGTCAAACCGGTTAAATAACGTACTTCCGGAGCTCGGCTGTCTTCCCAAACGGAAATTCGAAAACCAGCCGACATTATTCCCTTCAAGATATAACTTATTGAGTCGGGTCCGGTCATTTCGATTGACCAAAAAGTCGTTTGCGTTCATCCCGGAAAAGTTGAAACGGAGATCGGGACCGGATCCCTTCCGCCATCTGAAATCCAGAAATTCGCTCAGGCGGCTCTGGGTATTCGAAGACATCCCTTCAGGAACACCTGCGAGGGCATAATCGTAAAGATATTCGGTAATGAGTGAGCCGGAGATTCTGTCCGGACCTGTTCGAACCGGAACCCGCTTTGCCGGGGTTTCTTTCTTCTCCGCGCCTTCCTTCCCTTTAAGATCCCCGGTTGCCGTACCCGATTTTGCCAGGAGCTGGCTCTTTTCTTCCGCATCTTTTTTATGAAGTGAAGCGGGGAAACTTTTCAAAAAGCGCTTGAAACTTTCCAGGGCTAGAGCCGGCTTCTCCGTCTTTTCGCTGATCAAAGCAAGATACCAATACGCTTCTTCCACAGATGACGTACCATTGCCGCTTTGAATCAGGCGATAAAAGAGCGATTTCGCCTGATTATACTCTTCTTGCTGAAAGAGCTGGATTGCTTTGGCCAGTTCATCAGATTGATCTTTAGGGGATGGATGTGCCTGGACGGAACTGGCGGCGCCAGAAGTGACCGAACTAGATGGCAACTTCTGATCAAGAAGGACTAATTTGCCCTCCGCCGCTTTCTTGTGAGAACTGCCGGGATAACTTTTTACAAATAATCTGATTTTCTGCCGAATGATATTCGGTTTGTCTGATTTCTCGCTGATCAGAACCAGGTACCACTGCGCATCTTCAATTTCCGGAGAACCAATTCGCGTTTCAATCAGATGCAAAAACAGTTTTTTGGCTTTGACGAAGTCCGATTGCTCATAAAAACGAATCGCGTTAGCCATTTCATCCGAATGGCCCCTTAGATTCAGGAACGACGGTCCCCATGAACAGCCGCTCAGTAAAAAAAAAACGACGGAAAAAATCAAACCTTTGTTAATCAATTCATACCCTTTCTCAACCATACTTTATTTAGAAAAAGTGGAGGTACTATGGCAATTTCCACAAACCAGGCCGACGTTATGATTCGATTTATAGACCGCACCCATCGGATTTCCCGCTTTGTGGCAGTTCTGGCAGGTCGATGAATAATTAAAAATCGCCGAATGGACCATTTTATAGCTGGAAAAACCACCCGATTTGGTACTGGTGTGACATGAGTTACAATCGGTGATGATGTTCGAAAGAGGATTGTGAATCAGGTTTCCTGCCGTGGTTGGGGGTACCATTGCCCCACTGGAGTTTCCGGAAAAATGACAACTTTTACATTGCTGACCGGCAAGATTGGTATGGTCAAATGCCGCACCCGCAAAGGAGCTCGTGCTCTTGTGACATTGACTGCAATCCTGACTTCCTAAATTGCTATGGGTGGCATTCGTGGGCGGAGGCATTCCCGGACCTCCTATCTTATGACAGGAGGAACAGAGCTGGCCCATCAGATTTGCATGGTTGAATCCCGCTGGCACCCAAGCCGTGGTTCGATGGCAGGTGTCACATTGGCTCGTTGTCGGGACATGATTGGAAGGTTTCCCCGTGGCTTTCTGGCCATTGTGACAGTTGGAACACTGGCCTGCTGTCGAGGGGTCGTGCGTAAAAGTAGAAGGGATCCAGGCGTTTTGGCTATGGCAGAACATGCAGCTCTGATTGGTCATGAGATGGCTAGCCGGTTTACCATAGGAGATCTGTCCATTATGACATTCCTCACAGGTGCGGGGGGTCCCTTTATATCTTCCTCCGGAATGGCATTGCTTGCAGTCCAGAATCCGGTGTGCCCCTTGAAGCTGAAAAGAGGTGGAGTCATGGTTAAAGTTGGGACGAGGCGTCGTTTGAGCCTGGGCAGATATTGGGAAATAAAAGAACAATATTCCTGTTGCCAGGCAGATCCATACTTTGGAAAGATAACTTCGACGATTAACCTTTGAATCCGTAGTCATTTGAACTCCTCCTGTAAGGTCTATCGAGGTCTCAGTCTGACCTGGTCTGAAAATGATAAAACAAGTCACCTGAATTCAAATGCAATAAAAATGCCTGAGTGTAAACACGTCCATGCAGTTCGGAGTGTTTGTAAACAAAGGATAATTTAATTGAACAATTCTGTCGTCATGGTACATACGGTAAAGGTAGTACAAAAACCTGCCATGGATCCGGGTCGCATTCCAGCCGCGGAAATGCCTAAACGCAATTGCACAATAAGTCAGGATTTGGTATTTGACAAAGACAGTAATAGGACTTGATCTGAAGGCACTCAGGTCATACCCCTTTTACGAATGAAGTTGTCCGAAGATTAAGTTTTCCATTATCGCATTTCTAACTTTTCTTTCATCGTCCTATTATTTGTCAAAGGTGGAAGTGCTATGACAATTTCCACAAATGACACCGACGTTATGGTTAGATTTAAATTCGGCACCCATTGGATTTCCCGATTTGTGGCAATTCTGACAGGTTGTCGCATAATTCAAGATCGCCGTATGAACCATTCTATAGCTGGAAAAACCACCCGATTGCGTGCTGGTATGACAGGAATTACAATCGGTAATAATATTTGAAAGCGGATTGTGAATCAGGTTTCCTGCCGTCATCGGGGGAGCCATCGCCCCGGTCGTATTTCCCGCAAAATGACAGGTCTTGCAAGTCGTTACACCGGTATGATTGAAGGAGGCCCCCGAAAATGTGGTAAAACCGGTATGACATTGGCTGCAATCACTATTGGCCGCCGCATAGGGATGCGGATTCGGTGTTGAAACCGCTCCTACCGTATTCCCGGCAATATGACAGGTCGCGCAAGAAGTCGGAGGAGAAATACCCGTGTGATTCATCGTCACGGTGGTAAAGGTCGTCGTACTTGAATGGCAACCATTGCAATCCTTCCCGTTGAGATTACTGTGCACGACATCATTTTTCGGCGCCATCCCGGACCCTCCGGTCTTGTGACAGGAATTACAAAGTTGGCCGGTCAGGGTAGAATGATTAAAGATTCCGTTCGCAAAAGTTGCTGTGCCTGCATGGCAGAGATTGCATTCCTGGGTCGTCACCATATGATTCGACGGTTTGGCCACCGCTCCGACCGCATTGCCGACAGAGTGACAGGTGGAACAGACCGCAACAATTCCGGTGTGATTCATGGTCGCCGTGGTAAAGGTCGTCGTACTCGCGTGACAGCTCTTGCAGTCCTGGCCTGCCAGATTGCTGTGCACAACATCATTTTTAGGCGCCATCCCGGATCCGCCGGTCTTGTGACAGGAATTGCAAAGCTGACCGGTCAAGGTGGAGTGATTAAAGACCCCGTTCGCAAAAGTGGTTGTCCCCGCATGGCAGAGATTACATTCCTGAGTCGTCGCCATATGATTCGAGGACTTGGCCACCGCGCCAACCGAATTGCCGACATAATGACAGGTGGAACAGGCCGCAACTACTCCGGCGTGATTCATAGTCGCCGTGGTAAAAGTGGTGGTGCTGGCGTGGCAACTGCTGCAATCCTGTCCGCCCAGATTACTATGGACCACATCGCTCTTCGGCGCCATCCCGGAGCCGCCCGATTTGTGACAGGAGGAACAGAGCTGACCAGTTAAACTTGAGTGATTAAAAATGCCGTTGGCAAACGTAGACGTTCCGGCATGGCAGAGATTACATTCCTGAGTCGTCGTCATATGATTCGAGGACTTAGCCACCGCACCGACCGAATTGCCGACATAGTGACACGTGGAACAGGCCGCAACAATTCCAGCGTGGTTCATCGTCGATCCGGTAAAAGTGACCGTTCCGGTATGGCAGCTGCTGCAATCCTGTCCGCCCAGATTACTATGAACGACATCGCTCTTCGGCGCCATCCCGGAGCCGCCCGATTTATGACAGGAAGAGCAAAGTTGTCCGGTCAGACCCGAGTGATTAAAAATGCCGTTGGCAAACGTGGAGGTTCCGGCATGGCAGAGATTGCATTCCTGAGTCGTCACCATATGATTTGACGGCTTGACCATTGCTCCCACGGCATTAGCTGCTATGTGACAAGTCGAACAGGGGATGACGATGCCAGCATGGTTCATGGTCGATCCGGTAAAAGTGACCGTTCCGGAATGACAACTTTTGCAATCCTGACCGCCCAGATTACTATGAACAACATCGCTCTTCGGCGCCATCCCGGTGCCGCCTGATTTGTGACAGGAGGAACAGAGCTGGCCGGTCAGACCTGAGTGATTAAAAATGCCGTTGGCAAAAGTGGAGGTTCCGGCATGGCAGGAACTGCATTCCTGTGTCGTCGCCATATGATTCGACGGCTTGACCATCGCTCCCACAGTAT contains:
- a CDS encoding zinc ABC transporter substrate-binding protein, producing MMKKRSLNLFLFIILLTSLAREVQAKMLVLATFEHWADLAHQIGGDKIESRFLGKGYQNPHEIPSTPAFVPLLNKADLLLVNGQELELNWLPQALILCRNQRIQKGEHGYVDVSKEVPLLEYDADDLKDSPFARLLVLLSAGKIGNHHYWMEPSNNLIMAKNIEQALEESDPGNAPFYQANLKTFSDKLTQKIKEWDEMMAPYRGEKIVSYHRSWTYLSERYHWKIEDYVEPHETIPPSASYMAALVEKMKKDHVKIILMENYQNLQIARSIGERAHAEIVNVPSSVSKELGVPDVFALFDKIFGEFSKAFKNANHGDS
- a CDS encoding zinc ABC transporter substrate-binding protein; this encodes MFNITGLIKKGLTLGVIAISIAGMNISSEAKPFVVGTTEHEALLAKEIGGGLIDVRSLVSAEEDPHFVEPNKTMVPILNKADLLLVNGQDIEVGWLGFLLVDTRNGKIMRDQDNYINLSEEATILPYAAEELRQTKFYTVILGMGLGKTVGNHHYWLDPANEIPMINNIKKGLISVDPSNSKTYESNAQGLINRLEEKIKEWDAKMVPFKGKKIISYHRDWTYLAHRHGLSIVGYVEPREMTRPAEGDLNNLANRSQNKGVSAILMSENQKPPYVDIEAVKNLALKIHSKIVVLPDSLSESGKQTDIVAFFDRIYDELASALK
- a CDS encoding cytochrome C, whose product is MKKQLLFLSILVLFLLTPSKVHSFDLLKGVMPGEVASLHQKIEGNCLECHTIGQKFFFDKCLVCHKEAKRDVDQKRGFHGKIDATKCEICHSDHKGRVFELVDLKKDEFDHRKTEFDLEGKHQKADCDKCHKKPKYRETQKECSPCHIKDDYHKEALGKNCKECHNAKSWKEAKFDHATTHFPLIGRHVTGKQGPVVCEKCHTAQNFTKTPKECFSCHEKEDKHKGSLGKVCESCHTAREWKEIKFDHSKTDFPLVGKHEEAKCEKCHQPQKKFKETPKACFSCHQKEDKHKGSLGKNCETCHTAREWKEIKFDHNKTDFKLEGKHIDTKCEKCHLPLKKVKEAPKTCIGCHLKEDKHKGNLGKDCETCHTAKTWKEQNFDHNKFEYKLVGTHQKVECIKCHQTPQLKQTPKLCYDCHKKDDYHKEKLGPKCDRCHQIVPKWKEIRFDHSTTKYPLVGKHIPVLCSKCHANEKYKISIDCISCHQKDDKHRGKLGESCARCHTENSWKEIDKFNHKKTNFPLEGKHIETKCALCHKTQLFKDAPRLCIDCHKKDDEHKGLFGKKCEACHTAKTWEREDFNHFKETGYPLLDKHRNVKCPECHTQTMFVAKTSRMCVSCHRRDDIHDGELGQRCEICHSEIDFKVIKKDSSLTR
- a CDS encoding tetratricopeptide repeat protein, which encodes MANAIRFYEQSDFVKAKKLFLHLIETRIGSPEIEDAQWYLVLISEKSDKPNIIRQKIRLFVKSYPGSSHKKAAEGKLVLLDQKLPSSSVTSGAASSVQAHPSPKDQSDELAKAIQLFQQEEYNQAKSLFYRLIQSGNGTSSVEEAYWYLALISEKTEKPALALESFKRFLKSFPASLHKKDAEEKSQLLAKSGTATGDLKGKEGAEKKETPAKRVPVRTGPDRISGSLITEYLYDYALAGVPEGMSSNTQSRLSEFLDFRWRKGSGPDLRFNFSGMNANDFLVNRNDRTRLNKLYLEGNNVGWFSNFRLGRQPSSGSTLFNRFDGLSFGLPVSSVTWTNSVGAPVDIFATDTLAIESERKFYESYLSVVDYYHITGKIYFTQEYFQEFSTRRAVGLNAFWMYENFNLTTLLDRDIDFNKINDAMVNFDYTRSIFHYSGLVEYRRNPFLDFNTALADPANFLATPPITTMDDLIATKSREEIMASALAATQTTLDYSLGLSIDLSLIWRVDFRYGKTFYNPTDLASHMITFPMVDSEKIADRYSAFILERNYFNQNEIISTLFLYSPGTDSTNTSIVANMLRIWPSGFQGGLRFRYENTVFNLSAGSSLTRYVPGFVMRYSLKNGVEASLEGDYLMEDNSFSSGWNNTIQTRTSVSIPF